The Sesamum indicum cultivar Zhongzhi No. 13 linkage group LG1, S_indicum_v1.0, whole genome shotgun sequence genome includes a window with the following:
- the LOC105161696 gene encoding putative UDP-sugar transporter DDB_G0278631 isoform X2, producing the protein MDFNTDSTPHLSLFAALSYGAASMGMVFINKAVLMQYAHSMTLLALQQLMTTLLIRFGRVMGYTKARGFDVEAAKKLLLVSFFYNANVAFALASLKGVNIPMYIAIKRLTPLTVLIAGFFFGKGRPTTQVSLSVILTAVGVLIAALGDFSFDLFGYSMAFTSVFFQTMYLVLVEKSGAEDGLSSVEIMFYNSVLSLPFLLFLIIATGEFPNSMAVLFTKSSSLSFSVILLLSLVMGIILNYTMFLCTIVNSALTTTIVGVLKGVGSTDADCLLLDRPSASSYWEE; encoded by the exons ATGGATTTCAATACAGATTCAACTCCACATTTGAG CTTATTTGCAGCCTTGTCGTATGGAGCTGCATCAATGGGAATGGTTTTTATCAATAAAGCAGTGCTCATGCAGTACGCACACTCAATGACTCTTCTTGCTCTTCAG CAATTGATGACAACTTTGCTTATACGCTTTGGTAGAGTAATGGGATATACAAAAGCCAGAGGATTTGATGTAGAGGCAGCCAAAAAGCTTTTACTAGTTTCCTTCTTCTACAATGCTAATGTTGCCTTTGCACTAGCAAGCTTGAAAGGAGTAAATATTCCAATGTACATAGCCATCAAAAGGCTTACGCCGCTAACTGTACTTATAGCTGGATTCTTTTTTGGAAAGGGGAGGCCAACAACTCag GTCAGTCTGTCTGTAATCCTGACAGCTGTAGGGGTTCTGATAGCAGCACTTGGAGATTTTTCCTTTGATCTTTTCGGCTATAGCATGGCCTTTACTTCTGTGTTTTTCCAG ACCATGTACCTCGTGTTGGTAGAGAAATCAGGAGCTGAGGATGGGCTTTCCTCAGTTGAAATCATGTTTTATAACAGTGTTCTGTCGTTACCCTTTCTTCTATTCCTTATCATAGCCACTGGAGAATTTCCAAATTCCATGGCAGTACTCTTCACAAAG AGTAGCTCGctttcattttcagttattCTTCTCCTTTCCTTGGTGATGGGAATAATTCTGAACTACACAATGTTCTTGTGCACAATCGTCAACTCTGCTTTAACCACTACCATAGTCGGCGTTCTCA
- the LOC110011743 gene encoding uncharacterized protein LOC110011743 yields MVSSEASLRIINVGSHDNGSLSISPKEVASPVKRTNQPAPASTSLIDNGHMQPDVHSFKPSSSMFDVENASQGNKRNANEGVLRISTETATAAENCTFEIGNTLDVIPITTHEVQEANAANAISMSENVKCGSGSLLPDNDSNDAARKSNGESSRTKLKPVFVPGFLGKHPRKKSIKQEKKASVELSGTTREVHLNNQTHEVLKSYLSSENGSLFKDGEKPCFVHENGKVSTESVALKSPENGDCRHQIASDEGRKTNKTKKRLPVVGQENHVIDNKYHG; encoded by the coding sequence ATGGTGTCATCTGAAGCTAGTTTGCGCATTATCAATGTTGGGTCTCATGACAATGGGAGCTTGTCAATTTCACCAAAAGAAGTTGCTTCTCCTGTCAAACGTACTAATCAGCCTGCCCCTGCCAGCACATCCTTGATTGATAATGGCCACATGCAACCAGATGTCCACAGTTTCAAACCCTCGTCCTCCATGTTTGATGTTGAGAATGCAAGTCAGGGCAACAAACGAAATGCCAACGAAGGTGTGCTGAGAATATCGACTGAAACAGCCACTGCTGCTGAGAACTGTACATTTGAGATAGGCAACACACTCGATGTTATCCCCATTACCACTCATGAGGTTCAAGAAGCGAATGCTGCTAATGCCATATCTATGTCTGAAAATGTCAAGTGTGGGAGTGGATCCCTGTTGCCCGACAATGATTCTAATGATGCAGCTAGGAAATCAAATGGAGAAAGTTCCAGAACAAAGTTGAAGCCAGTCTTTGTTCCTGGGTTTCTTGGCAAGCACCCACGAAAGAAATCTATtaagcaagaaaagaaagcaTCAGTGGAGCTTAGTGGGACAACGCGTGAAGTCCACCTGAATAACCAAACACATGAGGTTCTAAAATCTTATTTATCGTCTGAAAATGGCAGCCTCTTCAAAGATGGAGAAAAACCTTGCTTTGTACATGAGAATGGAAAGGTCTCTACCGAGTCTGTAGCGCTTAAAAGCCCCGAAAATGGAGATTGCCGTCATCAAATCGCATCTGATGAAGGAAGAAAAACTaacaaaaccaagaaaaggCTACCGGTGGTAGGGCAGGAAAACCACGTCATTGATAACAAATATCATGGATGA
- the LOC105155944 gene encoding ubiquitin carboxyl-terminal hydrolase 19-like, whose translation MHVAVDLNWFLQFIVLAFAAVFGFLYLVGNTASRFFVVDSNFGSMAADFSTDRKSGESVAAAVGGAAEVLDSCAVCGRLTNKQCARCKMVKYCSEDCQRSHWNSEHMMKCKDLQSFYRANNTKSTSLLRERKASLVPVGGSSSKLLKQSNKILFPYEEFVQFFNWDKPGYPPCGLLNCGNSCFANVVLQCLAYTRPLVAYLLEKGHKKECQMDDWCFLCEFQNHVERASQSLAPFSPINILSRLPNIGGNLGYGKQEDAHEFMRFAIDTMQSVCLDEFGGEKAVHPLYQETTLIQHIFGGRLQSQVICTECNNVSNQFENMMDLTVEIHGDAGSLEECLDQFTAKEWLHGDNMYKCDNCNTYVMAWKRLNVQRAPNILTIALKRFQSGRFGKLNKRITFPETLDLSSYMSESDGNDVYKLYAVIVHVDMLNASFFGHYICYVKDFRGNWYRVDDCKVASVDLDEVLSQGAYMLLYSRICVRPS comes from the exons ATGCATGTGGCGGTGGATCTGAACTGGTTCCTGCAATTCATAGTGTTGGCGTTCGCGGCGGTGTTTGGGTTTCTCTATTTGGTTGGGAACACTGCGTCTAGGTTTTTTGTAGTCGACTCCAATTTCGGTTCCATGGCCGCCGATTTTTCTACGGATCGCAAGAGTGGAGAGAGCGTGGCGGCAGCAGTCGGCGGAGCCGCCGAGGTTCTGGATTCCTGCGCGGTTTGCGGTCGTCTCACGAATAAGCAGTGCGCCCGTTGCAAGATGGTCAAGTATTG CTCTGAAGATTGTCAACGATCTCACTGGAATTCTGAGCATATGATGAAATGCAAGGATTTGCAATCATTTTACAGAGCCAATAATACAAAATCGACATCTCTATTGAGAGAAAGGAAAGCTTCACTTGTTCCTGTAGGTGGAAGCAGCTCAAAGCTTCTCAAACAATCAAACAAG aTACTTTTCCCATATGAGgaatttgtacaatttttcaattggGACAAGCCAGGTTATCCACCTTGTGGACTTCTAAATTGTGGAAATAG TTGCTTTGCTAATGTGGTGCTTCAGTGTCTTGCATACACTCGGCCACTTGTTGCCTACTTGTTGGAGAAAGGCCACAAGAAAGAAT GCCAGATGGACGATTGGTGCTTCCTGtgtgaatttcaaaatcatgTGGAAAGGGCTAGCCAGAGTCTTGCTCCATTTTCTCCTATCAATATTCTTTCACGATTGCCTAATATTGGCGGTAATCTTGGCTATGGAAAGCAGGAGGACGCGCACGAGTTTATGAG gtTTGCTATCGACACAATGCAATCTGTTTGCCTCGATGAATTTGGTGGAGAAAAGGCTGTTCATCCCCTCTATCAAGAGACAACCCTTATTCAACATATATTTGGTGGTCGACTTCAATCTCAG GTTATATGCACTGAATGCAATAATGTCTCGAACCAATTTGAGAACATGATGGACTTAACTGTTGAAATTCATGGGGATGCTGGATCTTTGGAGGAATGCTTGGATCAGTTCACTGCCAAAGAGTGGCTTCACGGggataatatgtataaatgtGATAA TTGCAATACTTATGTCATGGCATGGAAGCGCCTAAATGTTCAGCGGGCCCCAAACATTCTTACAATTGCCTTGAAAAGATTTCAG AGTGGAAGATTTGGGAAACTCAACAAGAGGATAACTTTTCCGGAGACACTGGATCTCAGCTCTTACATGAGTGAATCAGATGGAAACGATGTTTACAAGTTGTATGCCGTTATTGTCCACGTGGACATGCTTAATGCATCCTTTTTTGGACACTATATCTGCTACGTTAAGGACTTCCGCGGGAATTGGTACCGGGTTGATGATTGTAAG GTTGCTAGTGTTGATTTGGATGAGGTGCTCTCGCAGGGAGCTTATATGCTCTTGTATAGCAG GATTTGTGTCCGCCCTTCT